A portion of the Rickettsiales bacterium genome contains these proteins:
- the purN gene encoding phosphoribosylglycinamide formyltransferase, translated as MSNKLRTAVLISGNGGNLQALLDASRNDESFPAEISLVISNKPDAFGIVRAERAGIKTSIINHKNFKTRDGFDHEIHSQLIQNKIEIVCLAGFMRILTADFVNKWEGRMLNIHPSLLPSFKGGSAVKDALDFGVKVTGCSVHLVTPEIDSGEIIMQKAVEVSDEETEESLSEKIHKAEHQIYPQALKILCNKLKNN; from the coding sequence CAAGCCTTGCTTGACGCCTCAAGGAATGATGAGAGTTTTCCTGCGGAAATTTCTTTGGTTATATCCAATAAACCTGATGCTTTTGGTATTGTTAGGGCTGAAAGGGCAGGAATAAAAACTTCTATAATCAATCATAAAAATTTCAAAACCCGTGATGGGTTTGATCATGAAATCCACAGCCAGCTTATTCAAAATAAGATTGAAATAGTATGCCTTGCTGGGTTTATGAGAATTCTCACCGCTGATTTTGTTAATAAATGGGAGGGTAGAATGTTGAATATCCACCCATCGCTTCTGCCCTCATTTAAGGGTGGGAGTGCGGTTAAAGATGCACTTGATTTTGGCGTAAAAGTTACGGGTTGTAGCGTGCATTTGGTAACACCAGAAATTGATAGCGGTGAAATTATAATGCAAAAAGCGGTTGAAGTTTCAGATGAAGAAACTGAAGAAAGCCTTTCAGAAAAAATCCACAAAGCTGAACATCAAATCTATCCCCAGGCATTAAAAATTTTATGCAATAAGCTTAAAAATAATTGA
- a CDS encoding NAD+ synthase, which yields MKIALAQLNFTVGDFAHNTDKIIKVFKENQNADLVVFPELCVCGYPGEDMVARPEFVQKSLDYTNKIIQATKTAKADILINTPWKQNGKIYNAALIVSKGKIIYKQYKYDLPNYGVFDEKRVFEGGTKPKPFKYKGKTIGMLICEDTWSKENASGLKGAEFILSVNASPFERRKHAKRMEIASVASKAGGNIPVLYVNQVCGHDDLVFDGGSFAMAGNGKVFDQMDFFREDVTLYDTDEIIKAKPKHQTIINEPEHMYQAMMLALRDYIHKNGFPGVILGLSGGIDSAISAVASVDALGADKVKLVMLPSKYTSDESVEDAKYLASNLGVKLDFIDIEPLCVAFEKSLKPFFKDTKSGVAEENLQARIRGNVLMALSNKFGHLLLSTGNKSEVAVGYCTLYGDMCGGYNLIKDLYKTRVYEIAKWRNSNLPQETKLKKLNLIPNRIITKAPSAELRPNQKDEDTLPKYEVLDKILYEMVEMDKSVEDIVSEGFNPQTCYDVEKMVHKAEYKRRQSAPGVKISSKPFGRDRRYPITNKFLDY from the coding sequence ATGAAAATTGCACTTGCACAATTAAACTTTACGGTGGGGGATTTTGCCCACAATACTGACAAAATAATAAAAGTTTTTAAGGAAAATCAAAACGCTGATTTAGTCGTATTTCCTGAATTATGCGTATGCGGATATCCGGGGGAGGATATGGTAGCACGCCCTGAATTTGTTCAGAAATCGCTTGATTATACAAACAAAATTATCCAAGCTACAAAAACAGCAAAGGCTGATATTTTAATCAACACGCCTTGGAAGCAAAATGGCAAAATTTATAACGCCGCACTTATAGTTTCAAAGGGAAAAATTATCTATAAACAATATAAATATGATCTGCCAAATTACGGAGTTTTTGATGAGAAAAGAGTTTTTGAAGGTGGCACAAAACCTAAGCCTTTTAAGTATAAAGGCAAAACTATTGGTATGTTAATTTGCGAAGATACTTGGAGCAAAGAAAACGCGTCTGGGCTGAAAGGAGCTGAGTTTATTTTATCCGTGAATGCCTCGCCATTTGAACGACGCAAGCACGCAAAGAGAATGGAAATTGCCTCTGTGGCTTCTAAAGCGGGTGGAAATATTCCAGTTTTATATGTCAACCAAGTTTGTGGCCACGATGATTTAGTATTTGATGGTGGCAGTTTTGCGATGGCTGGCAACGGCAAAGTGTTTGATCAGATGGATTTTTTTAGAGAAGATGTAACCCTTTATGATACTGACGAAATCATCAAAGCTAAGCCAAAACATCAAACTATTATAAATGAGCCAGAGCATATGTATCAAGCTATGATGCTTGCCCTAAGAGATTATATCCATAAAAATGGCTTCCCAGGTGTGATTTTGGGATTAAGCGGCGGTATAGATTCCGCCATTTCTGCGGTTGCATCAGTTGATGCGTTGGGTGCGGATAAAGTTAAACTTGTTATGCTACCTTCAAAATATACCTCAGATGAAAGCGTTGAAGATGCAAAATATCTTGCAAGTAATTTAGGCGTTAAGCTAGATTTTATTGATATTGAGCCACTTTGCGTTGCGTTTGAAAAATCCCTCAAACCTTTTTTCAAAGATACAAAATCTGGCGTTGCAGAAGAAAATCTACAAGCTCGCATTAGGGGAAATGTTTTGATGGCTTTATCAAATAAATTTGGTCATTTGTTGCTTTCAACTGGCAATAAAAGTGAGGTTGCAGTTGGTTATTGCACGCTTTATGGCGATATGTGTGGAGGGTATAATCTTATAAAAGATTTATACAAAACTAGAGTTTATGAAATCGCAAAATGGCGAAATTCAAATCTTCCGCAAGAAACCAAACTCAAAAAATTAAATTTAATTCCAAACAGAATTATTACCAAAGCACCAAGTGCGGAGCTTCGCCCGAATCAAAAAGATGAAGATACTCTGCCAAAATATGAAGTGCTTGATAAAATTCTTTATGAAATGGTTGAGATGGATAAATCTGTGGAAGATATTGTATCAGAGGGTTTTAACCCACAAACTTGTTATGATGTTGAAAAAATGGTGCATAAAGCAGAATATAAACGCAGGCAATCTGCACCAGGTGTTAAAATCTCAAGCAAGCCCTTCGGCCGTGATAGACGCTACCCAATCACCAATAAATTTTTGGATTATTAG